In the genome of Streptomyces sp. V2I9, one region contains:
- a CDS encoding ABC transporter ATP-binding protein — translation MSLLELDDVKVHFPVKKGLFFDRTVGHVYAVDGVSLTIEAGQTYGLVGESGCGKTTLGRAVLRLNDITDGGVVFDGTDLAKLPSEEMRAFRRRLQMVFQDPLGSLNPRQNIESILSEGMAAHGIGKDRAERREKIKDILAKVGLPSNAMSRYPHEFSGGQRQRIGIARALVLEPDVIICDEPVSALDVSVQAQVINLLEELQESLGLTYLVIAHDLAVVRHISDVIGVMYLGGLVEEAPSDALYAGPRHPYTKALMSAVPVPDPEVEDRRERILLHGDLPSPANPPAGCRFHTRCPWVQETKCATERPPLLDTGDGHKVACHFTAGIEAGTVKQTLATGIEAVTATAAVAAEAVETSEGETPETAGGAPEQEQEPATVPAPAGADASEQAADAPDEESAGTEPESATVPAQPDADASEKAEESPKA, via the coding sequence GAACTGGACGACGTCAAAGTCCACTTCCCGGTCAAGAAGGGCCTCTTCTTCGACCGTACGGTGGGCCACGTCTACGCGGTCGACGGCGTCTCGCTGACCATCGAGGCCGGCCAGACGTACGGCCTGGTCGGCGAGTCGGGCTGCGGCAAGACGACGCTCGGCCGGGCGGTCCTGCGGCTGAACGACATCACCGACGGCGGGGTCGTCTTCGACGGCACCGACCTGGCGAAGCTGCCCTCCGAGGAGATGCGCGCCTTCCGCCGCCGCCTCCAGATGGTCTTCCAGGACCCGCTGGGCAGCCTCAACCCCCGGCAGAACATCGAGTCGATCCTGTCCGAGGGCATGGCCGCCCACGGCATCGGCAAGGACCGGGCGGAGCGCCGGGAGAAGATCAAGGACATCCTCGCCAAGGTCGGTCTGCCGTCCAACGCGATGTCCCGCTACCCGCACGAGTTCTCCGGCGGCCAGCGCCAGCGCATCGGGATCGCCCGCGCGCTGGTCCTGGAGCCGGACGTGATCATCTGCGACGAGCCGGTCTCGGCGCTGGACGTCTCGGTCCAGGCGCAGGTGATCAACCTGCTGGAGGAGCTCCAGGAGTCCCTCGGCCTGACCTACCTGGTCATCGCGCACGACCTCGCGGTGGTCCGGCACATCTCGGACGTCATCGGCGTGATGTACCTCGGCGGGCTCGTCGAGGAGGCCCCGAGCGACGCGCTGTACGCGGGGCCCCGGCACCCGTACACCAAGGCGCTGATGTCGGCGGTCCCGGTGCCCGACCCCGAGGTCGAGGACCGCCGCGAGCGCATCCTGCTCCACGGCGACCTGCCCTCCCCGGCGAACCCGCCGGCCGGCTGCCGCTTCCACACCCGCTGCCCGTGGGTGCAGGAGACCAAGTGCGCCACGGAGCGCCCGCCGCTGCTGGACACCGGCGACGGGCACAAGGTGGCCTGCCACTTCACGGCCGGGATCGAGGCCGGGACGGTGAAGCAGACCCTGGCCACCGGCATCGAGGCGGTCACCGCCACGGCGGCGGTGGCGGCCGAGGCGGTGGAGACCTCCGAGGGCGAAACGCCCGAGACCGCGGGCGGCGCCCCGGAGCAGGAGCAGGAGCCCGCGACCGTCCCGGCACCGGCCGGCGCGGACGCCTCCGAGCAGGCGGCGGACGCCCCGGACGAGGAGTCCGCAGGCACGGAGCCGGAGTCCGCGACCGTGCCGGCGCAGCCCGACGCGGACGCCTCCGAGAAGGCGGAGGAGAGCCCCAAGGCCTAG
- a CDS encoding trimeric intracellular cation channel family protein, whose protein sequence is MLTELFTPSVQHALDLVGIFVFAISGALLAVRKNFDVFGIAVLAEVTALGGGLFRDVMIGAIPPAAFTDLGYFITPLFAAGLVFFLHPHVERIQAGVNVFDAAGLGLFCVTGTVKAYEYGLGLTASAALGLATAVGGGVLRDVLANEVPSLLRWDRDLYAVPAIVGATMVVLCIRFDTLNALTSGLAVIAAFVLRLLALRFHWRAPRAYNRSSARADELLGG, encoded by the coding sequence GTGCTCACCGAACTGTTCACGCCCTCCGTCCAGCATGCGCTCGACCTCGTCGGGATCTTCGTCTTCGCGATCTCGGGCGCCCTGCTCGCCGTCCGCAAGAACTTCGATGTCTTCGGCATCGCGGTCCTCGCGGAGGTGACAGCGCTGGGCGGAGGGCTGTTCCGTGACGTGATGATCGGCGCGATCCCGCCCGCCGCCTTCACCGACCTCGGCTACTTCATCACCCCGCTGTTCGCCGCCGGACTGGTCTTCTTCCTCCACCCGCACGTGGAGCGCATCCAGGCCGGCGTCAACGTCTTCGACGCGGCGGGGCTCGGGCTGTTCTGCGTGACCGGCACCGTCAAGGCGTACGAGTACGGCCTCGGGCTCACGGCGTCGGCGGCGCTGGGGCTGGCCACGGCGGTCGGCGGCGGTGTGCTGCGCGACGTGCTGGCCAACGAGGTGCCCTCGCTGCTGCGCTGGGACCGCGACCTGTACGCGGTGCCCGCGATCGTCGGCGCGACCATGGTGGTCCTGTGCATCCGCTTCGACACCCTCAACGCCCTGACCAGCGGCCTCGCGGTGATCGCCGCGTTCGTCCTGCGGCTGCTGGCGCTGCGCTTCCACTGGCGGGCGCCGCGCGCCTACAACCGGTCGTCGGCGCGGGCCGACGAGCTCCTGGGCGGGTAA
- a CDS encoding thioesterase family protein, with amino-acid sequence MAQAATEAVTGAARTARATIGDSEFDRDTAVTLREEGVYDAELSAGWTIIHAVNGGYLLALLGRALGEALPHPDPFSVSAHYLTASVPGPAVIRTEVVRTGRTLSTGQASLLQYDGDGNEVERIRVLATYGDLDALPDDVRTTALPPAMPDRDHCLGPSDGDAPIPGSSAITERLDIKLDPATVGWAIGAPSGKGEMRGWFGLADGRDPDALSLLLTVDALPPTSFELGLTGWTPTVELTTHIRCRPAPGPLRVSITTRNLAGGFLEEDAEVWDSADRLVAQSRQLAKAPRTA; translated from the coding sequence ATGGCACAGGCAGCGACTGAGGCAGTGACCGGAGCGGCGCGGACCGCACGGGCGACCATCGGCGACAGCGAGTTCGACCGGGACACCGCGGTCACCCTGCGGGAAGAGGGCGTCTACGACGCCGAACTCTCCGCGGGCTGGACCATCATCCACGCCGTCAACGGCGGCTACCTGCTGGCCCTGCTCGGCCGCGCCCTGGGCGAGGCCCTGCCGCACCCCGACCCGTTCTCGGTCTCGGCGCACTACCTCACCGCCTCCGTGCCCGGCCCCGCCGTGATCCGCACCGAGGTCGTCCGCACCGGCCGTACGCTCTCCACCGGACAGGCGTCCCTCCTCCAGTACGACGGGGACGGCAACGAGGTCGAGCGCATCCGGGTCCTGGCCACCTACGGCGACCTGGACGCGCTCCCCGACGACGTCCGCACGACCGCCCTGCCGCCCGCCATGCCCGACCGGGACCACTGCCTCGGCCCGAGCGACGGCGACGCCCCGATCCCCGGCAGCTCCGCCATCACCGAGCGCCTCGACATCAAGCTCGACCCGGCGACCGTGGGCTGGGCGATCGGCGCGCCCTCCGGCAAGGGCGAGATGCGCGGCTGGTTCGGCCTGGCCGACGGCCGTGACCCGGACGCGCTGTCGCTGCTGCTCACCGTGGACGCCCTGCCGCCGACCTCGTTCGAGCTGGGCCTCACCGGCTGGACCCCCACCGTCGAACTGACCACCCACATCCGCTGCCGCCCCGCGCCGGGCCCGCTGCGCGTCTCGATCACCACCCGCAACCTCGCGGGCGGCTTCCTGGAGGAGGACGCCGAGGTCTGGGACAGCGCCGACCGCCTGGTGGCCCAGTCCCGCCAGCTCGCCAAGGCCCCGCGCACGGCGTAG
- a CDS encoding YafY family protein has translation MKADRLLAVLLLLQTRGTVPAAELGERLDVSVRTVYRDVEALSAAGVPVYAERGRYGGIALLPGYRTDVTGLTADEARALFVFTADDAHAALGLDAALRSALRKVMAALPAPHRPAAERTSRRVLVDPARWMSGPRTAVDIAELQDAVLADVRLRLRYRHSGEDAPRDYTVDPYGLVVKAGVWYLVADLDGGPRLFRADRVHTAEPTGDPVRRRAGAELADVWETLRAEVERRPSAVRLRVRVHRPRLELFRRLNAGALTGEPRPDEPRPGEEPGQWLLAELAVSEVGWARSLLAFGPTVEVLDPPEARALPAEAAAGVVALYADGGRPGP, from the coding sequence GTGAAAGCCGACCGGCTGCTCGCCGTCCTCCTGCTGCTCCAGACGCGGGGCACGGTCCCCGCCGCCGAGCTGGGCGAGCGCCTCGACGTCTCCGTACGCACCGTCTACCGGGACGTCGAGGCGCTCTCCGCCGCCGGGGTACCCGTCTACGCCGAACGCGGGCGGTACGGCGGTATCGCCCTGCTCCCCGGCTACCGCACCGACGTCACCGGCCTCACCGCCGACGAGGCGCGCGCCCTGTTCGTGTTCACCGCCGACGACGCGCACGCCGCCCTCGGCCTGGACGCCGCGCTCCGCTCCGCCCTGCGCAAGGTCATGGCCGCCCTGCCCGCCCCGCACCGCCCGGCCGCCGAGCGGACCAGCCGCCGCGTCCTCGTGGACCCGGCCCGCTGGATGAGCGGCCCCCGGACCGCCGTGGACATCGCCGAACTCCAGGACGCCGTCCTCGCCGACGTGCGACTGCGCCTGCGCTACCGGCACAGCGGCGAGGACGCCCCGCGCGACTACACCGTCGATCCGTACGGCCTCGTCGTGAAGGCCGGCGTCTGGTACCTGGTCGCGGACCTCGACGGCGGCCCCCGCCTCTTCCGCGCCGACCGCGTGCACACCGCCGAACCCACCGGGGACCCCGTACGGCGGCGCGCGGGCGCGGAGTTGGCGGACGTGTGGGAGACGCTGCGCGCCGAGGTGGAGCGCCGCCCGTCGGCGGTGCGGCTGCGGGTCCGGGTGCACCGGCCCCGGCTGGAGCTGTTCCGGCGGCTGAACGCGGGTGCGCTGACCGGGGAGCCCCGACCGGACGAGCCCCGGCCGGGGGAGGAGCCGGGACAGTGGCTGCTGGCGGAGCTGGCCGTATCGGAGGTCGGCTGGGCGCGCTCCCTGCTGGCGTTCGGGCCGACCGTGGAGGTCCTCGACCCGCCCGAGGCCCGCGCCCTGCCGGCCGAGGCCGCCGCCGGGGTGGTCGCCCTGTACGCGGACGGCGGCCGGCCGGGACCGTAG